In the genome of Mesorhizobium sp. 113-3-3, the window TTGATGAAGCAGCACCAACTCAGCAGCAGCACGGTGCGACAGGCGGTGCTTGCCCTTGTCGGTGAAGGCTTACTTTATCGACGCGCTGGCAAGGGGACGTTCGTTGCCAAGTGTCACATCGATCAGGACCTGCTCACTTTTTCAGGCTTTTCGGAAGAAGCCGTAGCGCGCGGCTTCCGGCCGGGTACTAGGCGCGTGACGGCCGACTGGCGCCCCGCTGACGCCGTGGCAGCCGCACTCAACGTGCCTACCGATGAAAGCGTGCTGACCATCGAGCGTCTGCGCACGATCGACGACGAAGTCGTTGCGGTTGAGACGGTCTCTCTTGCCGCGGCGATCGGGCGTCAGATCGAAAAGCTCGACCTTGCCGACACCTCTCTCACCGAGATTCTCGAGCGGCAGCTTGGCGTG includes:
- a CDS encoding GntR family transcriptional regulator, which codes for MILPGRTPLHIQLADIIRSQIESGVFNAGDQLPTEMELMKQHQLSSSTVRQAVLALVGEGLLYRRAGKGTFVAKCHIDQDLLTFSGFSEEAVARGFRPGTRRVTADWRPADAVAAALNVPTDESVLTIERLRTIDDEVVAVETVSLAAAIGRQIEKLDLADTSLTEILERQLGVTLARARQEIRAGTARAKLAKALDVSSGTAVLQIDRTAFDTIDRVIYFSSSSFRADRYIYTGWIERKSASIAQPRQLIGRSR